From one Catellatospora sp. IY07-71 genomic stretch:
- a CDS encoding DUF6158 family protein, with translation MRDYDEVVEIVYAWQQDTGEGVPARDLSDEDLFRELAALYRTRLDSLRHASDQALTRHTTRTVELETDYVRRFPDREINPDRLRSGARTRS, from the coding sequence ATGCGCGATTACGACGAAGTGGTGGAGATCGTCTACGCCTGGCAGCAGGACACCGGCGAAGGCGTGCCCGCCCGCGACCTCTCCGACGAAGACCTGTTCCGCGAGCTGGCGGCCCTCTACCGCACCCGCCTCGACTCCCTGCGCCACGCCTCCGACCAGGCCCTCACCCGCCACACCACCAGAACCGTGGAACTAGAGACGGACTACGTCCGCCGCTTCCCCGACCGCGAGATCAACCCCGACCGCCTCCGCTCCGGCGCTCGCACCCGCTCCTGA